The proteins below come from a single uncultured Carboxylicivirga sp. genomic window:
- a CDS encoding efflux RND transporter periplasmic adaptor subunit, giving the protein MNQSSAKTYPVQSVSIKNVELHTVFPTVLQGEIDIEIKPRIDGFIEAVYVDEGSIVKKGQVLFEINSPVSEQNIETAEANYNTAKLDVERMRPLAEKGIISNVLLQTYENAFSSAEAAYESAKATLSWTKVKSPVDGIVGTLPFRLGSLVNSSSILTSVANTQHVVAYFSMNEKELLQYMRSWEGNTQAEKIKNMPSVKLLLADGSEYEHEGRIETISGVVDPNTGSVNFRAVFDNPNGLLRSGTSGQIIIPRTVKNTFLIPQKATFSQQDKILVFKYENGKVKQKVISVKSTPDGKNYAVFDGLKNGDQIVTDGVSTLKDGMEIQIQ; this is encoded by the coding sequence ATGAATCAATCTAGTGCAAAAACGTATCCGGTGCAAAGTGTTAGCATCAAGAATGTGGAGTTGCATACAGTTTTTCCTACCGTATTGCAAGGAGAGATTGATATTGAAATTAAACCTCGAATTGATGGTTTTATTGAAGCCGTTTATGTAGATGAAGGCTCAATAGTAAAAAAAGGACAAGTGTTGTTTGAAATTAACTCGCCTGTATCGGAGCAAAATATCGAAACAGCTGAGGCTAATTACAATACCGCTAAATTAGATGTTGAACGTATGCGTCCTCTTGCTGAAAAAGGTATAATTAGTAATGTTTTACTACAAACCTACGAAAATGCGTTTAGCTCGGCTGAGGCAGCATACGAAAGTGCAAAAGCTACTTTAAGCTGGACCAAAGTAAAGAGCCCTGTTGACGGTATCGTTGGTACATTGCCTTTTCGATTAGGTAGTCTTGTGAATAGTTCGAGTATTTTAACCTCAGTGGCTAATACGCAGCATGTGGTAGCTTACTTCTCGATGAACGAAAAAGAATTGCTTCAATATATGAGAAGCTGGGAAGGAAATACACAGGCAGAAAAAATTAAAAACATGCCTTCTGTTAAGCTTTTATTAGCCGATGGTAGTGAATATGAGCATGAAGGACGTATTGAAACAATTTCAGGAGTGGTTGATCCTAATACAGGATCGGTTAATTTCAGAGCTGTATTTGATAATCCAAACGGCTTATTGAGAAGTGGTACAAGTGGTCAGATTATTATTCCACGTACGGTAAAAAATACTTTTCTCATTCCGCAGAAAGCTACTTTTAGTCAGCAGGATAAAATTCTTGTGTTTAAATATGAGAATGGAAAAGTAAAGCAAAAAGTAATATCTGTAAAATCTACTCCCGACGGTAAAAACTATGCTGTTTTTGATGGTTTGAAAAATGGCGACCAGATTGTAACAGATGGTGTTAGTACACTTAAAGACGGAATGGAAATTCAGATTCAATAA
- a CDS encoding MarR family transcriptional regulator, with product MEVQPLGMIFGSIRGIFPRLMTERMNQLGYHYSFDQLIVLIIIRYKQQKCLVQQDIAEIMKKDKSLVLRIIDVLEKDGLIVRTTDPNDRRRNIINLTGKGVDLTNDFGKEEQKLSEELMEGLNEEEIHSFYKVISHIKNKSQEL from the coding sequence ATGGAAGTTCAACCATTAGGGATGATATTTGGAAGTATCCGTGGAATTTTTCCTCGGTTAATGACTGAACGTATGAATCAGTTAGGTTACCATTATTCTTTTGATCAGCTAATTGTATTGATTATTATTAGATATAAGCAGCAAAAATGTCTAGTTCAGCAAGATATTGCTGAGATTATGAAAAAAGACAAGTCTTTAGTATTGAGAATTATTGATGTATTAGAAAAAGATGGCTTAATTGTTAGAACTACTGATCCCAATGACCGAAGAAGAAATATTATTAATCTTACTGGTAAAGGGGTGGATTTGACAAATGATTTCGGTAAGGAGGAACAAAAACTATCTGAAGAGTTAATGGAGGGGTTGAACGAAGAAGAAATTCATTCTTTCTATAAAGTTATTTCTCACATTAAAAATAAGTCTCAGGAACTTTAG